Proteins encoded within one genomic window of Dethiosulfovibrio salsuginis:
- a CDS encoding (2Fe-2S)-binding protein: MIGKFKINGIESNLTFEDDATLLQVLRDSGHTEVKRGCDTGDCGACAVLLNDELVNSCKVFAASAVDGEIITVQGLGTLHRPHVIQQAFVDAGAVQCGFCTPGMIMATYALLSKNLNPNDDDIRVALDGNKCRCTGYVKIFDAVRLAAERMRDHG; this comes from the coding sequence ATGATAGGTAAGTTTAAGATAAACGGAATAGAGAGCAACCTTACTTTCGAGGACGACGCGACCTTACTCCAGGTGTTGAGGGATTCGGGCCATACCGAAGTCAAAAGGGGCTGTGATACCGGAGACTGCGGTGCCTGTGCGGTCCTCCTCAACGACGAACTTGTCAACTCCTGTAAGGTTTTCGCCGCCTCGGCCGTCGACGGGGAGATAATAACCGTTCAAGGACTGGGAACATTGCACAGGCCTCACGTCATTCAGCAGGCTTTTGTCGACGCTGGCGCGGTACAGTGCGGTTTCTGCACCCCTGGAATGATAATGGCGACCTACGCCTTGCTCTCCAAGAACCTTAACCCCAACGACGACGATATCCGTGTCGCCTTGGACGGCAACAAGTGCCGTTGTACGGGGTACGTAAAGATATTCGATGCCGTGCGCCTCGCCGCCGAAAGGATGAGAGATCATGGATAA
- the moaA gene encoding GTP 3',8-cyclase MoaA — MNGKSIDGGLGRILTYVRISVTDRCNFRCRYCMPESGVTQLDHSRIMAYEDMLFLFETLVSLGVRRVRLTGGEPFVRKGFVPFLGELRARLPQLSVAITTNGSLVEPFAEELGKLQLDGISVSLDSLDEADFRDITRCGSLSDVLSGIRALRKYSDKVKLNTVLIKGFNDHQLGDLIDFARSERVLLRFIEFMPLDSSVWFQDSFLSVDHMIGRISDGGGWTREGPSLSPDSGPSVYYRNDKTGQRVGFIAAVSHHFCHSCNRLRITSDGEVRPCLFSSEGESLLPALRNRDREELVRSILSGALRKPDCWTDLAVGENHMSRIGG; from the coding sequence TTGAACGGAAAGAGCATAGATGGGGGGCTAGGTCGTATCCTGACCTACGTCAGGATATCGGTTACCGACCGATGTAACTTTCGTTGCCGATACTGTATGCCCGAATCGGGAGTCACTCAACTGGATCACAGCCGGATAATGGCCTACGAGGATATGTTGTTTCTCTTCGAGACCCTGGTTTCCCTGGGGGTGAGAAGGGTCAGACTGACCGGAGGAGAGCCTTTCGTGAGGAAGGGTTTTGTTCCCTTTTTAGGGGAGCTTCGTGCCAGATTGCCCCAGCTTTCGGTGGCAATAACCACCAACGGTTCTCTCGTGGAGCCTTTCGCTGAGGAGCTCGGAAAGCTCCAACTGGACGGCATCAGCGTCAGCCTGGATAGCCTGGATGAGGCTGATTTCAGGGATATCACCCGGTGTGGAAGCCTTTCGGACGTGTTGTCCGGGATAAGGGCGTTGAGAAAATACTCGGACAAGGTCAAGCTTAACACCGTCTTGATAAAAGGCTTTAACGATCACCAGCTAGGCGATCTTATCGATTTTGCCCGATCCGAAAGGGTTCTGTTACGGTTTATAGAGTTTATGCCCCTCGATTCTTCGGTTTGGTTTCAAGACTCCTTTCTCTCCGTCGACCACATGATAGGTAGGATTTCCGACGGAGGTGGTTGGACCAGGGAGGGGCCGTCTCTGTCGCCGGATTCGGGCCCTTCGGTCTATTACAGAAACGATAAAACAGGCCAGAGGGTCGGCTTTATCGCAGCGGTGTCTCATCATTTCTGCCATAGTTGTAACAGGCTGAGGATAACCTCCGATGGCGAGGTCCGGCCATGTCTCTTCAGCTCAGAGGGTGAAAGCCTACTTCCTGCCCTCCGAAATAGGGATAGGGAGGAGCTGGTTAGGTCGATCCTCTCTGGTGCTTTGAGAAAGCCGGACTGCTGGACCGACCTGGCGGTCGGGGAAAATCACATGTCCAGAATAGGGGGATAA
- a CDS encoding FAD binding domain-containing protein: protein MDSKWHFPSTVQELVDVVERDNPLIHGGGTGIPRAKVRSAKSVVDLSRMGWDRCEVEDGSIRLGSMCTFSKVARELGELRPGHLLVRSLGASASTALRNRITLGGSVAFFPLWSDLVGPLLALRASVDLVGASEGTYPLKEFVSNRSIFKGSVIRSISIPDESWDSWYYREVRVGFDYPGFTVAMLARRSDGCLEDFRAVVVGTKDRFSILDGVMDGFKGKRYGEIDVTSLGDSLELEFPDKKSGSGDYFKQVSAVWFERGLSDLLER, encoded by the coding sequence GTGGATTCTAAATGGCATTTTCCGTCGACGGTCCAGGAATTGGTCGATGTGGTCGAGAGGGATAACCCCCTTATCCACGGGGGAGGTACAGGTATACCAAGGGCAAAGGTCCGTTCGGCAAAATCGGTGGTAGACCTTTCCAGAATGGGCTGGGATCGTTGCGAGGTGGAGGATGGCTCCATAAGGCTTGGCTCTATGTGTACCTTCTCCAAGGTGGCAAGAGAGCTAGGGGAGCTTCGTCCCGGTCATCTCCTGGTAAGATCTCTGGGAGCTTCTGCTTCGACGGCGCTCAGAAACAGGATTACCTTAGGAGGTAGCGTGGCTTTCTTCCCCCTCTGGTCCGATCTTGTTGGCCCTCTGTTGGCCCTTAGGGCGTCGGTGGATCTGGTAGGAGCCTCCGAGGGGACATATCCCCTGAAGGAGTTCGTCTCCAACCGCTCTATCTTTAAAGGGTCGGTGATCCGCTCGATCTCGATTCCAGACGAAAGCTGGGATAGCTGGTACTACCGAGAGGTTAGGGTCGGATTCGACTATCCCGGCTTCACCGTGGCCATGTTGGCCCGCCGGTCCGATGGATGCCTTGAGGATTTCAGGGCGGTGGTTGTAGGGACCAAAGACAGGTTCTCCATACTGGACGGCGTGATGGACGGTTTTAAGGGCAAAAGGTACGGCGAGATAGACGTCACCTCCCTAGGGGATTCTCTGGAACTGGAGTTTCCCGATAAGAAGTCCGGTTCTGGGGATTACTTTAAGCAGGTGTCGGCGGTCTGGTTCGAGCGTGGACTGTCCGATCTTCTGGAAAGGTAG
- the moaCB gene encoding bifunctional molybdenum cofactor biosynthesis protein MoaC/MoaB has protein sequence MGFTHMDKEGHPWMVDVSDKERTDRSATAEGWVLMSQEISRAVLEGKNTKGDVLTVAEVAGVSAVKKASDLIPLCHPLRIDHCSVICQVKDRGVHITCKVKAGDVTGVEMEALTGVSVAALTVYDMCKAMDKGMEIEGIRLLEKTGGKSGDWVRTVSPPKEKELSSGLSVGILTVSDKGSVGERVDTSGPALARLAEAEGFSPEAFALVPDDRSAIAETLIDWTDNKDLCLILITGGTGLSPRDVTPEAVLSVADREVPGLGERMRSYSLAFTDRAVLSRALAVTRGKTLILAMPGSERGASQCFNGVKSVLRHGIDTLRGHSENCGHSHP, from the coding sequence ATGGGCTTTACCCATATGGATAAAGAGGGCCATCCCTGGATGGTCGACGTGAGCGATAAAGAGAGGACCGATAGGTCCGCCACCGCGGAGGGTTGGGTTCTCATGTCCCAAGAGATCTCAAGGGCCGTCCTGGAGGGCAAGAATACCAAAGGAGACGTCCTTACGGTCGCTGAGGTCGCAGGAGTGAGCGCGGTGAAGAAAGCCTCAGACCTGATCCCTCTGTGCCACCCTCTCAGGATAGACCACTGCTCGGTGATATGTCAGGTCAAAGACAGAGGGGTCCATATAACCTGTAAGGTCAAGGCAGGGGACGTTACCGGGGTGGAGATGGAGGCCCTGACCGGAGTCTCGGTGGCGGCTCTGACGGTCTACGATATGTGCAAGGCTATGGACAAGGGGATGGAGATAGAGGGAATAAGGCTTCTTGAGAAAACCGGCGGAAAAAGCGGAGACTGGGTCCGAACTGTCTCTCCGCCGAAGGAAAAAGAGCTATCCTCCGGTCTGTCCGTCGGTATCCTGACCGTGAGCGATAAGGGTAGCGTCGGAGAGAGGGTCGATACCTCCGGTCCCGCTCTGGCCCGTTTGGCCGAGGCGGAGGGCTTCTCCCCTGAGGCCTTTGCCCTCGTTCCCGACGACCGATCGGCCATAGCGGAGACCCTGATAGACTGGACCGACAACAAGGATCTCTGTCTGATCCTGATAACCGGCGGCACAGGCCTCTCCCCTAGAGACGTGACCCCCGAGGCGGTGTTATCCGTCGCCGATAGGGAGGTTCCGGGCCTAGGTGAGAGGATGAGGAGCTACTCTCTGGCCTTCACAGATAGGGCGGTTCTCTCCAGGGCCCTGGCTGTAACGAGAGGGAAAACCCTGATCCTCGCTATGCCCGGAAGCGAGAGAGGGGCCAGCCAGTGTTTCAATGGGGTGAAGTCGGTTCTGAGACACGGCATAGACACCTTGAGGGGGCACTCGGAAAACTGCGGTCATTCCCATCCCTAG
- a CDS encoding AbgT family transporter, giving the protein MSKEIKKDGVLVKIIRGVEIAGNKLPHPFWLFMGLWALVLGLSHVFEGVSVTKPGSDTTVAVMNLISHKGFEWSVKSMVKNFAGFPPLGLVLVMMIGLGVTTKSGFLENLMKNIAKVPEKFLIFAVFLFGICGNLASDAAIVIVPPLTGALFFSMRKNPIFGLVVGYGAVCAGFTANLFIAGTDLLLAGITTTAYQIVKPGGEVYATANYFFMVVSTLLVSALGAVFVSKFMMPVFGEWDEKFDNCQAAQEMHHGGGGFEISEKENKAFRAAMIFTVVYWIGLISYAFVPGSILRDPVKDVLIPSPLIQGLVPILLVYFILVGVIYGKKAGTINSAKELINSMVEGVSGMASYIVIILPIANFIAAFSKSNMAIVMAVKLAESLQNAGFTGFSLLVMIIFFSTFVNIFVTSGSTKWAFMAPVIVPMLYYLGYTPELAQLLYRIGDSCTNSITPMMPYFPILLGFASKYDKDAGIGTIVARGLPLSLFFLVFWIVLLGVWYMLNLPLGPGVGIFI; this is encoded by the coding sequence CCCCCACCCTTTCTGGCTCTTTATGGGGCTATGGGCGCTGGTCTTAGGTCTTTCTCACGTTTTTGAGGGGGTCTCGGTAACAAAGCCTGGAAGCGATACCACCGTAGCGGTAATGAACCTCATATCCCACAAGGGATTTGAGTGGTCCGTAAAGAGCATGGTAAAGAACTTCGCCGGATTCCCCCCTCTGGGGCTGGTTCTGGTTATGATGATCGGTCTTGGGGTGACCACTAAATCGGGTTTCCTCGAGAACCTGATGAAAAATATCGCTAAAGTTCCTGAAAAATTCCTGATCTTTGCGGTTTTTCTCTTCGGTATCTGCGGTAACCTGGCCTCCGACGCCGCTATCGTCATAGTTCCCCCTCTGACCGGGGCTCTATTTTTCTCCATGAGGAAGAACCCTATTTTCGGCCTTGTGGTCGGATACGGTGCGGTCTGTGCGGGATTTACGGCGAACCTCTTTATCGCCGGAACGGACCTCCTTCTGGCAGGTATCACCACCACCGCCTATCAGATAGTGAAGCCCGGCGGTGAGGTCTACGCTACGGCGAACTACTTCTTCATGGTGGTCTCCACCTTGCTGGTCTCCGCCTTAGGCGCGGTATTCGTCAGCAAGTTCATGATGCCTGTTTTCGGCGAGTGGGACGAGAAGTTCGACAATTGTCAGGCAGCACAGGAGATGCACCACGGTGGCGGCGGTTTTGAGATCTCCGAGAAGGAGAATAAAGCCTTCCGTGCTGCTATGATATTCACAGTGGTATACTGGATAGGGCTTATTTCCTACGCTTTCGTTCCCGGAAGTATCCTCAGAGACCCGGTGAAAGACGTGCTTATCCCCTCTCCCCTCATTCAGGGATTAGTGCCCATCCTTTTGGTCTACTTCATACTGGTCGGCGTGATCTACGGTAAAAAAGCGGGAACCATCAACTCCGCCAAAGAGCTTATAAACTCTATGGTAGAGGGGGTCAGCGGTATGGCCAGTTATATCGTCATAATACTGCCTATCGCTAACTTTATCGCCGCATTTTCCAAGTCTAACATGGCCATCGTCATGGCCGTAAAGCTTGCCGAGTCACTCCAGAACGCCGGTTTTACCGGGTTTAGCTTGCTGGTCATGATAATTTTCTTCTCCACTTTTGTGAATATATTCGTCACCAGTGGATCGACAAAGTGGGCCTTTATGGCCCCTGTGATAGTGCCTATGCTCTACTATCTAGGCTATACCCCCGAGCTGGCACAGCTCCTTTACCGTATAGGCGACTCCTGCACCAACTCCATAACCCCGATGATGCCCTATTTCCCCATCCTTCTGGGATTTGCGTCAAAGTACGATAAAGACGCGGGAATAGGCACCATAGTCGCAAGAGGACTTCCTCTTTCGCTTTTCTTCCTGGTGTTCTGGATCGTTCTGCTCGGAGTATGGTACATGCTGAACCTGCCCCTTGGACCTGGCGTAGGAATATTTATATAG